The genomic DNA CTTCGGCCGTGGCGGTCACGAGGCGTTGGATGCTGGGCGCATCCTCGGGACGGAGCCCGGCGGTGGCCGCCAGGTCTTTGAGGAAGCCGTCGCCCAGGACGGGGCGGCCGGCGAACAGCGCGAGCGTCTGGCTGGCGAGATCGGCGTGGAAGCCTGGGGGCATCTCGGCGTAGTGCTCGCAGTGGTGGAGCCGGAGCGCGGCTATCGCTTGGCGATCGTGGTCCAGTCCCGCAGCGCGGATGCTCTCGGTCACGACACAGATGTCGTACTTGTGGCCGGTCAGCATCCGGTAGAGCGCGAGCGCGACGGAGCGACGGCGGAACGGGTCGATGTGAGAAAGCATGGGGGTGCGCCTGCGGCGCGGCAGTGGGAAGGGGCCAGTAGCCAGTGGCAAACCCAGCCAGAGGTTTCCCTACTGGCCCCTTCCGACTGGCCACTGGCCCGCGAGCGAAGCGAGCGCTACCCCTCGGTGTTCTCGCGGACCACCACGCCGTCACCGCCGCGCTGCTTCGTCTGGCGGAAGGTGCCGTTGACGTAGTCGTTGCGGGAGACGAGCGAGCCGTCGGACAGGTCGCCCGACGAGCTGAGGGTCCGAAGGAGGGTGCCCGAGAACGACCCGTCGGCGGCGATCGCGAAGTCGGCCCCGTAGTAGCGCGTCCGCACCGCGCCGTCAGCGCCACCGTCACGGACCGTGCCGGTGCCGTTGGTGTTGAGCGTCACGACGGGCTCGCGGACGGTCACCGACTCGCGCAGCTCTTGGTTCGCGTAGCCGACGACGGCCTCGCCCACGCCGGGCGAGTAGACCTGTGCCACGCGCCAGGTGTCGTAGCTGGTGAAGCTGGCTTCGGCGTCGTCCGACGTGCCAGTCAGGTAGGCGTTGGTGCCTGCCCCGAGGGCGGTGATGAAGGCGTCGAGGTCGGGATAGCTGAGGAAGGTCAGCGTAACCGACTCGACGGCGTCCAGCGCCGCCGTAGCGGCGTTGTTGTCGTGATCGACCGCGCGGGCGTGCTGCACGCGGGCCTGCCAGACGCCGACGCCCTGGGGCTCACGGTAGGACATCTGGACGAGGTAGCCCTTGGCGTTGCCGGTATCGTAGATGCCGGTGTACGTCGTGGTGTCGACCATCGCGCTCATGGACGCCATCGCCATCGGGAGCGAGGCGGCGTCCTTACTCGCCACGCGGGCGGCGGAGGACGAGTTGAACCCGAGGTCGAACAGCTCCTCGACCTCCGCGAAGGCAGCGGTCACGAGAGCCTGCTGGTTGCTGGTGATCGGGTCGATCACATCCGGGCCGGTCGGTACGTCGGGGCCGGGGCCAGCGGTGTCGCAGGCGGTGAGAGTCAAGGCGAGCGAAAAGGCCGCCAGAAGTGAGAGTCGCATCTCTTGGTTGAGGGTGTGGTCGCCCGAGCGGCGACGGGACGTCGCCGTGGCGGGCTTCCGGTGTAAAGGAGCGGGGCGAGGGCACGCCTCCGCGGGGATGGACGGTGGGCGCCCACCCACCGGCGGTGGGTGGAAGTGCGCTTCGGCCCGGTGTAGCCGAGTCGCGCCGTCCCTCCCGAGGACGGGAGGAGTGGCGGCGGTCGTCGGGTCTCGGGGAGCCTCCTCCTCCGTGTCGCGTATTATCGGGACATGGATCGGTGGCTCTTTGGCGACGTCACGTCGCCACGGTTGAGGGTGTCGATCTAGCGCGCGTACCCGCGCGCAACGGAAGTGGCGGCCACCGAGGCAGGGCTCTAAGTCCTCGGTGGCCGCTCTCCATTTAGGGCTCTGGGGGGCTGGTGGATGGGGTGCCGGAGTCGCCCGCCCGGTCGGACACGAGCACGATGCGGACCTCGGTGCGGTCGGGGCCGAGGTCGCGGGTTTCGATGCGGCGCACGATGCCTGCGCCCGAGGACCGCACGTAGCCGTCACGAATCGCCTGCTGTTGGCGGAGGGTGGCCCGGCGGAGACGGGCGGTCGCCTGGCGGATGCGCTCGGCGCGCGTGCGCTGCCACTCGGCGGTGCGGCGGGCTCCGGCACTCTCGGCGGCGGCGACCTGGGCGCGTAGATCGGAGGCCTCGGCGCGCGCGGCATCGACGGCGCTCTGGGGCTCGAAGCCTTCGGCGTGGCGGTCCTCGACGCGCCGAACGGATGCCTCAGCCTGGACGAGCCTCTGGCGGAGCGTGACGGGATCGGCCGACACGGGCGGCGCCGTCGCCTGGGCGGCGGCGAGGTCGGCCTGCGCCTCGGCGACGTCGAGCTGCGCGGTGCTCATGGCCGACGACGTGAGCACGGCCACGGTGTCTCCGACAGCGACGGACTGGCCCTCGCGGACGAGTAGCTGGGGCGGCTCGGACGGCTTGTGCGCGAAGGTGACGCGGCGGACCTGGGAGCGCGCCATGTCCTGCGGGTCGTAGTCCTCGGCCTCGCCGTCGCGGACGTAGACCCGGAGCGTGACCGTGCCCTGCTCGACGATGAGCCCGGTGAGGTCGAGGCGCGTGAGGTCCGCGAGCGTGGCAAACTGGAACGACAGGCGCTTGTCGGTCCCGGTGACGGTGTCGAACCGGAACTCGTCGGGCGTGACGCCAGCGGCCTCTGTCACCGTCACTTGGCCGTCGATCAAGTGGCGGACCGGGTGGCCGTCGGCGCCCGCGGGCACGAGGGACTCGAGGTCCGCCAGGACCCGGCCCGCGAGGTCGATCTGCCGACGGGAGACTTGGACCTGGGCGCCGCGGTGGGCGAGCACGCGGCTGGGCTGGAAGTTGGCGGTGTAGGCCGGGCCGAGCGAGAACACGCGGCCGTCGGTCGTGTCGCGTACGAGCAGCGTGTTGGCGCCCGTCGTGCCGATGGCCTCGAACGTGCCTTCGAGCAAGCGCATGTGCTGGGGGTCGGACGCCTCGACTTCGATCTGCACCAGGTAGCCTTCGGCGCTCCAATCCAGAAAGTCGCGGACCGCCGCTGAGGCGTCGGCCTGTACCCTGCGGACGAACCGCTGGTACCCGTCGTGCTCCAAGACCGCGAACGGAATGGTGAGGCAGACGAAGCAGATGCCGAAGAAAGCGTCGACGCGGCTGCCGGTCGTGGTGCGGTAGCTCGTCTCCTGGCGGTTGTAGTAGGGGAAGACGCCCCGGCGGTCGCTCCACGGCCAGAAGACGCGGACGCCCTGGACGGTCCACGTGTCGAGAAACGGGTGGCTGATGTAGCCGACGACGATGGCCGCGTAGATGTGCGGCAGTCCTGCCCAAACGAACGGCAGCGCGAGCGCGGCGACGGCTGTCTGGGCGGCGTAGCAGTGCGTGATCGTCCGGTGCCCCCACCGGCGCTCGATGCGGCGCGCCAGAGGCGAGAACACGCGGCCGACGGTCGAGCCTAGCGTGTCGATGTCGGGCGCCGCGGCGGCAGCCGACGCGACGACGACCCCGGTAGCGGTCCAGGGGACCTGGAAGAAAGTGGCGGCCACGGTGTATCCGAGGACGCCTCCGGCGACATGGGTGCCCAGTCTCATCGCTGTGGGGAGGGGGTGGGCGGTGCGTCCGCGAGCCGGACCTCACGCCCGGGGTTGGCGCGGCGGAGGTGGGCGAGCACCTCCTCGCCAGAGGCCTCTGGCGTGAACGGCAACGGCAGCGAGTGGCGACCAAACTCCGCCTCCAGCGCGGGGTCATGGACGACGAACCCAGTGGGTGACCTGCGGACGGTGAGGGGGCTACGGGCCATCACGAGCGGAACATGATGGTGGTGAGGTCCCACTGCTCGGTGCGGTCGGAGCCGTCGAGTCGGGCGTACAGCTCAACCACGTACTCGCCCTGGGGCGCGAACAGGCCGTTGGGACCCACGCCGCGCCACGCGGCGGTGCGCGGCCCGGAGGTCTCGCGCCGCTCCTCGGTGATCTGGCGCACCAGTTCCTTCGACCCGTCGCTGGCGATGCGGACGATCCGGATCTGGACGAGGGCCGATTCCTCCAACGTGTACCGGATCTCGCACGCCTCGTTGAAGGCGTTGAACGTGGGGTCGACCCGGAAGCCGGACACGACCTGGAAGTCGGTCGGGCCGGTGGGCGGCGTGCAGCCAACGGCGAGGGCGAGGGCCACGGCCAGCGCGGCGGGAAGTCGGCGCATGGTTAGACGGGGACGTGGTGGGCGAGGACGGCGCCTCGGGCGTGCTCGGCGGCGCCGACGGTGTTGGTCTCCATTAGGCGGCGCAGGCTCTCCTCGTCGACGTGGGTGTAGACCTCGGTGGTCTGGATCGAGGCGTGGCCCAAGAGCTCCTGGGTCCCGCGTAGGTCGCCGGTGTAGCGCAGCGTCCGGGTGCCGAACGTGCGGCGGAGCACGTGGGGGGTCAGCTTGTGCCGGGTCTTGACGTGCCGCTGGAGGCGGGCGCAATCGCGCTGGATCTGCTTGGGGTCGACGGCCTGGCCGGCGAGCGTGATGAACACCTCATCGGCCACGTTGGGCACGTAGCGGCGGACGGCGAGCCAGTCGGTCATCGCGGGGTAGGCGAAACCGACGAGCGGGACGGTGCGGCGCTTGTCACCCTTGCCGGTGAACGAGAGATAGTAGCCGTCCGGTCGTGGGACGATGGCCTCGCGGGGGAGCGTCAGCACCTCCTCACGCCGGAGCCCGGCAAACGCCATAAGCGTGAAGGTGGCTCGGCGGCGGGCGGCCGTAAAGAGGGCGGCAAAGGCGCGCTGCCGGTCGCCTCCGGGCTCGGAGGCTTCGAGCTGGCGGTTGGCCTCCACCATGTCGTCGGACAGCCGGGCCACGGCGCGTTCGAGTTCGTCTTCGGCCAGGACCTTGTGCGTCTCCGACTTCCGGTTGAAGCCGGGCAGGTCGAGGGCGTCGAAGGGGTTGGTGGTCACCACGTCGATGCCCCGGAGGAACCGGTAGAACGACCGGACGCAGTAGATCCGGCGGGCGACCGTCCGGGCGGCCAGCTTAGTCGAGAGCCGGGTGAGGTAGCGCTCGGCGTCTCGGCGCCCGACGGTGCCCACGCGCAGCCGGTCATTGGCGAGGAAGCGCCCGAAGTGTTTGAGATCGGATCGGTAGGCGCTCTCGGTGTGGCGGCTGCCGGACTTGGTGTGGAGTGTCCGGCCGATGAACAACTCGATGGCCTCCGCCAGACTCATCTCCACGCTCGCGCTGCTCCCCGGATCGGGTGCAGCCAGGCGTGCGGTCGCGTCAGATGGAGAGATCAACAGTCCTTTCTGGGGAGTCGAGCGCACGCCTCAGCGCGTGCCGTCTACTATGAGGTAGACGGCACAAGTAAACGGGGCGACGGCCTCAGTGTCAAGCCGCTGCGGCGCACCTCGTCGCCGCGGGCGGCGGTGGGAGAGGGCTCGACCGGCTCCTCGCCGCTCCGAGATCGGGCCGCACGCGACGCTTTACACCATTTGGTGCGACACCCTTAAAAGGCAACACATCGGCCACTTCTTTGAAACTTTTCGAGGGGCTGTCCTCATAACATTAGTTATGGGGACACCAAAAGAGCGGTTTTCCGGCCATTCGTCGACATCGGCTCCGCCGAGTCGTGCGGGCCGATTCGACTCTGGATCGCCGAGCTGTCAGCCTGGCAGACCGTTGAGCGAGCGCCGACGGAATAAGGGGAGATCGGTCGTCTGGAGGCCTGCCCCAGAGCCCCGCCGAAGGTCTGCGGTTTAGCTGGTCGTCGAGGTCCTCGGTCCACGCGAGAGGAAGGGAGTGGGCGGGCTTGGCGTCTGAATACGTCGGCCGCGCGCCCATCCCCCCGGCCTGGCCCAGCACGACGTCGCGCTCGCACGCCGCCCCTTCGCCTGGCGGCTTCACCCTCGGACTCGGCGGTCGGTCAGCGCGCCGCCCCCTCGCCTGGCCGCCGGTCGGGTATGGCTCGGCGGTCGTCCAGCGCGCTGACGGTCAGGCTTGCCTCCCGGGCCTCGGCGGTGGGACGAAGCTCTCCGCCCGCCAACGGCGGGCGGGGGTGGGTCCAGCATGGCCTGACTTTCGCAGCGCCCCCCTTCGGTGCCGCATTTCATCGGGCGTGGCTGAGAGGGGGCGGTGAGCGCGCAGCGCTCGCCGTCCCCGTGCTAGGCGATGGCTCAGGCCGCGCCAGCGGCCGTCTATCCGGGCGTGGCACAGGGCGCCCCGGAGCACGGCAGTCACATGGCCTCCGTCGGGTACTTCCATTATTGCACCCCCATCTTCCCCAAACAAACCGCTCCCGGCGACAGCCGGGAGGCCGCTTCTCCACAGCCGACCTCGGCCTAGTTACCAGATTAGAAGAGGAAGGGTTAGAGGATGGTCGCCTACGTATTCGCTTCTGCGCGCTCCGGCAGCACTTTGTCCATATAGGAAGGTCGCCTACTTATTCGCTAGCTCGGCGCTCTTGTACCTTACATGATGGTCGCCTACTTATTCGAAGGTTGCCCAGGTATTCGGAGAAGGTCGCCTACGTATTCGTGGACAACTAGGCGCGACCAGGGCTGGAGGTGGACGACGCTCCGCCTTCCGAAGGCTCCTCTCAATTGTTCAGTTCGGCGCTCCTAGACTGGCGGGCCGACAAGGAAACGCGCAGGATTGTCCGGTAACCGATCACGAAGGTCATCATCTGGGCTCTGAAGCGGTCATGAGGCCGAGACACTGATGAGTCGAGAGCTGTCAGCCGGTTCCGAGAGGTCTGTGAACAGCGCGCAGCGTGCTCATGGGCGTCCTAACCGGTTGGTGGTCCTCGCCAACCGTTCACAATGGTTCTGTTGCTTGTCGGACCCCATGGTTTGCGATTTGGTCGGGCGGGCTGGGCATTGGGTTGTATGACATATCATTCGCCACCCCTCATTCGCCATTTGTTCCACCCATGATGAAAGTCAGCGCTCGCGCCGCGACTCCACTCCATGCCGACACCGCGCGGCCGGAGGCGATGGAGGCGAAGTGTGGGGAGCGGAGGCCCGTCGCCGTGTTCGTCGCTCACGGGATGGGCCAGCAACTAAGCTTCGCGACGCTAGACGAAACCGTGGGTGGGATGGTCCAGGCACTTGGCCGGCGTGGCGTGGGGGAGGGCAGAATCGACATCAAGGCCGCTCCGGTCATGCAGGGGAG from Rubricoccus marinus includes the following:
- a CDS encoding metal-dependent hydrolase, with product MAATFFQVPWTATGVVVASAAAAAPDIDTLGSTVGRVFSPLARRIERRWGHRTITHCYAAQTAVAALALPFVWAGLPHIYAAIVVGYISHPFLDTWTVQGVRVFWPWSDRRGVFPYYNRQETSYRTTTGSRVDAFFGICFVCLTIPFAVLEHDGYQRFVRRVQADASAAVRDFLDWSAEGYLVQIEVEASDPQHMRLLEGTFEAIGTTGANTLLVRDTTDGRVFSLGPAYTANFQPSRVLAHRGAQVQVSRRQIDLAGRVLADLESLVPAGADGHPVRHLIDGQVTVTEAAGVTPDEFRFDTVTGTDKRLSFQFATLADLTRLDLTGLIVEQGTVTLRVYVRDGEAEDYDPQDMARSQVRRVTFAHKPSEPPQLLVREGQSVAVGDTVAVLTSSAMSTAQLDVAEAQADLAAAQATAPPVSADPVTLRQRLVQAEASVRRVEDRHAEGFEPQSAVDAARAEASDLRAQVAAAESAGARRTAEWQRTRAERIRQATARLRRATLRQQQAIRDGYVRSSGAGIVRRIETRDLGPDRTEVRIVLVSDRAGDSGTPSTSPPEP
- a CDS encoding tyrosine-type recombinase/integrase — its product is MRSTPQKGLLISPSDATARLAAPDPGSSASVEMSLAEAIELFIGRTLHTKSGSRHTESAYRSDLKHFGRFLANDRLRVGTVGRRDAERYLTRLSTKLAARTVARRIYCVRSFYRFLRGIDVVTTNPFDALDLPGFNRKSETHKVLAEDELERAVARLSDDMVEANRQLEASEPGGDRQRAFAALFTAARRRATFTLMAFAGLRREEVLTLPREAIVPRPDGYYLSFTGKGDKRRTVPLVGFAYPAMTDWLAVRRYVPNVADEVFITLAGQAVDPKQIQRDCARLQRHVKTRHKLTPHVLRRTFGTRTLRYTGDLRGTQELLGHASIQTTEVYTHVDEESLRRLMETNTVGAAEHARGAVLAHHVPV